One window from the genome of Montipora foliosa isolate CH-2021 chromosome 5, ASM3666993v2, whole genome shotgun sequence encodes:
- the LOC138004599 gene encoding retinoschisin-like encodes MYFLAILLLAFGAFNVVQSEECKQALGMESRAITDGQISASSQFSSRNAATKARLNYQGTPGAWSPAANDKRPWLQIDLRSHVTKVTRVATQGRRDSYQWVTKYQLQYSSDGEKFVNYKEKGDTEATSFPGNTDRTTVVHHDLNPPIRARYIRFLPVARRSWPSMRVELYGCKEKFQCPVCHAIGQNAEATCDKNVKYETCNRHNAVCQVSKKATTDDKTLEVTRKCSDTQAFRDENEKCKQDSNCLYTAYCLDSMCMASAPEGGDSGHQNEAASPSEEGIRMDFESTA; translated from the exons ATGTATTTCTTGGCTATTCTGTTGCTGGCATTTGGGGCTTTCAATGTAGTCCAGAGCGAAG aatgtaaacaggcccttggAATGGAAAGTCGTGCGATCACTGATGGACAAATCAGCGCATCCTCGCAGTTTAGTTCAAGGAATGCAGCTACCAAAGCCAGACTCAATTACCAAGGCACTCCCGGGGCGTGGTCACCTGCAGCCAACGATAAACGTCCTTGGCTTCAGATTGATTTGAGAAGTCATGTCACCAAAGTAACACGCGTAGCTACACAAGGAAGAAGGGATAGCTATCAGTGGGTTACAAAATATCAGCTGCAGTACAGCAGCGATGGAGAGAAATTTGTGAACTACAAGGAGAAAGGAGACACAGAAGccact TCATTTCCTGGCAACACGGACCGGACTACAGTGGTTCACCATGATCTTAACCCACCAATCAGAGCACGTTACATTCGTTTCCTCCCAGTGGCCAGAAGGTCATGGCCATCAATGCGAGTTGAGCTTTACGGGTGCAAAG AAAAATTCCAGTGTCCCGTATGTCACGCCATTGGACAGAATGCGGAAGCTACATGTGACAAGAATGTTAAATATGAAACCTGCAATCGACACAACGCGGTCTGTCAGGTCAGCAAGAAAGCCACTACAGACGATAAGACTTTGGAGGTGACGCGAAAGTGTTCCGATACGCAGGCTTTTCGTGACGAAAACGAAAAATGCAAGCAAGACTCAAATTGCTTGTATACTGCCTACTGCCTAGACTCCATGTGCATGGCCAGTGCGCCAG AAGGAGGTGATAGTGGTCATCAAAACGAGGCTGCAAGTCCAAGTGAAGAAGGGATCCGGATGGATTTCGAAAGCACTGCGTAA